The bacterium sequence GATAAAGATTAAATTTGTCGTTAGCCACTAAAAATATGTCATAATCTTTTTGAAGATATTTTTTACAATTTCTTAAAGATTCCGCAATACCTTTAACATAGGCATCTCTTGATTCTTTTCCCTGACCTTTAGAAAGGGGTCCGATTTCGAATTCATCTTTTCTTTCAAATCCAAAAATTTCATAAGCATAAGCATGCTGTTCGTGATAATCAATAAGTCCAACATAAGGTGGACTTGAGAAAATACCTTTAATCTTTTGTTCTATCAAAATTTTAGCAAACTCGGAATTTCTTTTTTTAATTTCTTCATAAATATCTATCGTTCTGCTATCCCCTGTCAAACAGATTTGAAATGTTTCGGTTCTTAATCTATCGAATTCTTTAAGGCGATTTAATGTGTCTATGGTATATCTTTGCCACCACTCTTTAATGGAAAAAATCGGTTTGCATATTTTACCGTGTTTCTTACAGTAATATGTCGTTGTAACAGGCTCTTTTAAGGTTGCCAAATCTGCATGAGTCGTTGCTCGGCAAGAGCGGACGGTTCTACTCAAGATTATGGCTAATATTTTCTTAATATCCTTACTATTTTCCTTTTTCAATTCCTTGAACATAAAATCGATTTCTTCTCTTACTGGAAATAAAAACCACTTATCTAAAAAAGAATTATCTTTATCTTGTTTAATTTTGATTTTATATTTTTCAACTAAGTCATAATAAATGATTAAAAATTCTTGTTCTTTATCTTTCGTATATTCTTGTTCGTCAATCTCACCTTTTGTTACTTTTCTTTTATATTCTGGCGATGGAAAATACTTATAGTTAAATTTTGAAAGTTCTGAAAGTAGATGTTTTTCAAAAGCAATATTATTTTTTGTTTCTTGAAAATTTTCCAAACTCAATGTTATTTTCTGAATGGTTTCCCTGATTTGTGGAATATTGTGTTTTTCAACTTTAGCGTTACTAATCATTGTATTAAATGCAGAAATATCTATACCAATGGCATGCAGTCCTAATTCATTTCCTTGAACTAATGTTGTCCCACTTCCACAAAAGGGGTCTAACACAACATCACCTTTTTTAAAATATGTTTGCTGTTTAAATTCATCCGTATGAGAATCAAGGAAATATTCTACTAATTGAGGGATGAATTTCCCCTTATAAGGATGCAATCTATGAACATGTTTGGTTCTTTCAGCCTCTTTGTATTCTACAAAAGACAAATGCCAATTAAGGTCATCACCTAATATTTTCTTCCATTGTTTTTCTTTCTTAAAAGAGTCATAATAATCCTTTAATTCATCCCTATTTATTAAAGAATTACCATTATCCCTGAATTTTGTTATTCGTCCATACTGGAGTAAATAGGAAATATTTGAGATTGTCACTTTGCGTTTTAAGTATTGCGAA is a genomic window containing:
- a CDS encoding DNA methyltransferase → MNQLTFKAEKKLINLREASVWASQYLKRKVTISNISYLLQYGRITKFRDNGNSLINRDELKDYYDSFKKEKQWKKILGDDLNWHLSFVEYKEAERTKHVHRLHPYKGKFIPQLVEYFLDSHTDEFKQQTYFKKGDVVLDPFCGSGTTLVQGNELGLHAIGIDISAFNTMISNAKVEKHNIPQIRETIQKITLSLENFQETKNNIAFEKHLLSELSKFNYKYFPSPEYKRKVTKGEIDEQEYTKDKEQEFLIIYYDLVEKYKIKIKQDKDNSFLDKWFLFPVREEIDFMFKELKKENSKDIKKILAIILSRTVRSCRATTHADLATLKEPVTTTYYCKKHGKICKPIFSIKEWWQRYTIDTLNRLKEFDRLRTETFQICLTGDSRTIDIYEEIKKRNSEFAKILIEQKIKGIFSSPPYVGLIDYHEQHAYAYEIFGFERKDEFEIGPLSKGQGKESRDAYVKGIAESLRNCKKYLQKDYDIFLVANDKFNLYPKIAELAEMKIVNQFRRPVLCRVEKDRDTAYAESIFHLKGK